The Podarcis muralis chromosome 10, rPodMur119.hap1.1, whole genome shotgun sequence genome includes a region encoding these proteins:
- the POLR2F gene encoding DNA-directed RNA polymerases I, II, and III subunit RPABC2 has product MSDNEDNFDGDDFDDVEEDEGLDDLENAEEEGQENVEILPSGERQQANQKRITTPYMTKYERARVLGTRALQIAMCAPVMVELEGETDPLLIAMKELKARKIPIIIRRYLPDGSYEDWGVDELIITD; this is encoded by the exons ATGTCTGACAACGAGGATAA TTTTGATGGAGATGATTTTGATGATGTGGAGGAAGATGAAGGACTGGATGATCTGGAAAATGCTGAGGAG GAGGGTCAGGAAAATGTAGAAATCCTCCCCTCTGGAGAACGCCAGCAGGCAAACCAGAAGCGAATCACCACTCCTTATATGACCAAATATGAGCGTGCCAGAGTTCTTGGTACACGTGCCCTCCAGATAGC CATGTGTGCCCCAGTGATGGTAGAGCTAGAAGGAGAGACGGACCCGTTACTGATTGCAATGAAGGAACTCAA AGCCCGGAAGATTCCCATAATAATCCGCCGGTATCTGCCAGATGGAAGCTATGAAGATTGGGGTGTGGATGAGCTAATTATCACAGACTGA